The DNA segment TCGAACCGTTGGTGTTGCAGATCGCCAGCACCCGAGCGCCCTGCTCACGTGCGTGCCGGATCGCCATCAGCGTGTCCATGGTCTCGCCGGACTGGGAGATCGCCACCACCAGGGTGCGGGAGTCCACGATCGGGTCGCGGTAGCGGAACTCGCTCGCCAGCTCGACCTCACAGGAGATCCGGGTCCAGTGCTCGATCGCGTACTTCGCCACCAGACCGGCATAGTTCGCCGTCCCGCAGGCGATGATGATCACCTTGTTGATCTCCCGCAGGTCGCCGGGCGAGATCGTGGACTCGTCCAGCTTGATCCGCCCCTGCTCGTTCAACCGGTCCAGCAGCGTTGCCGCCACCGCCCCCGGCTGTTCGAAGATCTCCTTGCGCATGAACCAGTCGTAACCGTCCTTCTCCGCCGCGGTCAGATCCCAGTCGACGTGATAGGCACGGGTCGGTGCCGGGTTTCCGTCGTAGTCGGTGACGATCACCTCATCGGCGGTGATCTCCACCATCTGGTCCTGACCGAGCTCGATCGCCTCCCGCGTGTACTCGATGAAGGCGGCGACATCGGAGGCGACGAAGTTCTCCCCCGTACCGACTCCCACCACCAGAGGCGAATTGCGGCGGGCAGCCACCACCCGGTTCGGCTCGTCGGCGTCCAGCGCCACCAGGGTGTAGGCACCCTGCAGCCGGCGGCAGACCTTGCGCATGGCCTCGGCCAGGCTGAACCCGCGGGAGACCTCGCGTCCGAGCAGCAGCGCCACCACCTCGGTGTCGGTCTGCGAGATCGGGTGCAGTCCGTCGGCTGCCAGTTCAGCCGCCAGCTCCGCGTAGTTCTCGATGATCCCGTTGTGGATCAGCGCGACCCGGCCGTTGCCGTTGCCCTCCCGGCCGATCCCGGTGTGCGGGTGGGCGTTGACGTCGGTGGGGCCGCCATGGGTCGCCCACCGGGTGTGGCCGATCCCGGCGGTACCGTACGGCAGCGGATGCGCCTCCAGTTCCTCGGCGAGGTTGGCCAGCTTGCCGGCCTTCTTGGCCCACCGCAGCTCACCGTTGTCGACGACGGCGATGCCCGCCGAGTCGTACCCGCGATACTCCAGCCGTCGCAGACCACCGACGAGCACCTCCGGAAGGGCCCGCGGGCCCACATAACCGACGATTCCGCACATGGGCGGCAGGATACCTGCACCGGCCCAACCGAGGACGAATCGCCGGCCGAATCAGGAGGTGCGTTCGAACTTGGTGACCGTGACATCGGTCCGCAGGGAGTCGGCCGCCTCCTGCATCGCCTCGCAGAACTCGTCGGCCTTGGTCTGCCCCGTCGTCAGCCGCGCCATCTCCGACTGCAGCGCCTGCTGCAGCCCGGGGTACCAGGGGACGGTCGTGGACAACACGTTGACGATGTTGTCACCGGCCGCGCGGGTCGCCCTGGCCATCGATTCCAACCCCGACGGCGGGTCGGTCAGGTTCTCCCAGGCGCCCTTCACCGCGGCCAGGGTCTGGGTCCGGGCGGTGAACTCCTGGCTGGCCTCCTCGCTGAGCAGGATCCGCAGGTACTCCAGTCCGCCCGGCTTGTTCATCGCCGCCTCGCCGATCACGTACCCGGCACCGGTACCGCCGAAGATGGTCTCGTAGGGCATCTCGTCGTCCTCGGCGGACGGGTGCGGGGCCACCTTCATCTCGAAGGTCATCGGTACGGTCGAATCGAGGTCACGCTCCAGCCAGGAGCCGCTGGGCAGCATCGCCGCCCTGCCCTGAGCCCATTCGGTCCGGCTGGTCGACAGGTCGAGTTCCTCGGATCCGGAGAACAGGAAGCCCTGGTCGTACAACTCCTGGAACTGCTCGGCGGCCAGCAGCAGATTGTCATTGGTCCAGCTCTCGGGGGTCAGGTTGTCGATGTCCAGGGCCACCTGGTTGCCACCGTGCTTGATCGCCGCGGTCAACACCATCACGCCGAGCTGCTCGGTGTTCAGACCCGGATGGATGATCGGCGCCAATCCGGTCGACTTGATCGTGTCGCACAGGGCCAGGAACTCGTCCCAGGTGTTCGCCGGTGACCACCCGTTGTCGGCGAACAGGGTGTTCGAATACCACCAGCCCCACATGTGGAAGGCATAGTTCAGCACCCGCATCGTCCCGTCGAAGGACCCGAGCTGTTCGGTTCCGGGCATCAGCTGATCGCGTACCTTGGTGTTCGGGTCGTCGATCGTCGGCGCGTCGAGCAGGACCGACAGATCGGCCAACCGATTCGCCTCCACCAGTGCGGGGGTGGACATCGCCGCGACCGGCATGCCGGTGCCGGCCTCCTCCGACATCGCCTTGTTCTCCACCACATCCGGGGGATTGCCCGCGTCGAAGCGCGGTTGCACATCGGCTGCGACATTCGCCGTCACGGTCAGCGTCGCGACCTGCCCGCCGGCCCAGGTGTTGTACATGCCGATCTGGTGATCGGCATAGGAGTTGGCCGGGTCGGTACCGAAAACCACGGCGGCCAGCGCTGCGGCCTTGTCCACCCCGAAGGGATTCTCGGCGGTGCGTTCCTCGGTGCCGGTCGGCGTCGTCGTCGGTGCCGGCACGGGTAGCCGCGTGCAGCCCGTCAGGCCACCCACCGCCAGCGCGGCGAACGCACCACGGAGCAGGCTCCGTCGACTCAGCCCGCTCGCATCGCCCATCCGTACCGTCACCTTTCGTCATTGCGGCCGACCGGTCGTGAACCGATTCCCCCGGCCGGAGAACATCCGGTGCATCGAGCCATCTGGCTCGGTGCACCCACACCTCGCGGACCCAACCGGCGCCCACGGGTGGACGATCGATTGCGGCGGCGCGAGCGTGAATACCGTACCCGGTGCCGCGGGCACCTGCTGGGCCCAACCCGCCCCGCGCGGTCTGCCCGGTTCCGCAGGTCCGTTTCGCCGTTCCGCCGCCCGCTCGTCGATCCGATCCCTCACCACCCAACCCGACCCTGCAAGTACCACTCCAACTGCTCGCGTCCACCACCCCACCGACTGGTCCACTCGCCCCCCTGTTCATGCCCGACCCGCGAGTCCAGTACCCGACCCGCGCGTTCAGTACCCGACCCGCCCGTCCAATGCCCGACCTGCCCATCCACTGATGCAACTCGCGGAAAACGGGCTCTTCACGAACGAGGGTGTAGTCGGTTGCGCGCGTCGGTGGCGGGGTAGGGGTCGAGGTCTCCCGGATGATGGAAGTTCTTCACGCTTGCCATCCCGAAAGACCTCGACTTGCTCCACCCTACGTTCGCAACCCCTGACCTGACCACGTTCTGCCGCCTTGATGAGCTCGGGCTCGTCGCTGTCGGCCAGTTGATCGAGCCGGACCGGGCGACGATCGAGTGCCGGCCAGTGGAGAGACAGACCCGTGGTGTCGGAAATGCGGGGCTGAGGGCATGCCGAGAGACACGGTGACGCGTCGGCTCGCGCATGAGCCGTTCGGGCACCGGCCGACCACGCTGCTGGTCCGGGTGCGTCGGTACCGGTGCGCGCACTGCCGACGGACGTGGCGGCAGGACATGACACGCGCCGCCGCGCCACGAGCGAAGATCTCCCGCCTCGGCTTGGAGTGGGCACTGCGGGGCATCGTCATCGACCACCTCGCCGTGACACGTGTCGCCGCGGGCCTCGGCGTGTCCTGGAGCACCGCGAACACTGCGGTGCTCGCCGAGGGCAAGCGTCGACTCATCGACGATCCCGCCCGGTTCGACGGGGTGACCACGATCGGTGTCGACGAGCACGTCTGGCGACATACCCGCCTCGGCGACAAGTACGTGACCGTGATCATCGACCTCACCCCCGCGAGGAACAAGACGGGCCCGGCGAGGCTGCTGGACATGGTCGAGGGACGCTCGAAGGCGGTGTTCAAGCAGTGGCTCGCCGCCCGACCTTCGGACTGGTCGAAGCGAATCGAGGTCGTCGCGATGGACGGGTTCGCAGGCTTCAAGACCGCCGCCGCCGAAGAACTCCCCGACGCCGTCCCGGTCATGGATCCCTTCCACGTCGTCCGTCTCGCCGGCGACGCGTTGGACCAGTGCCGACGACGCGTTCAGCAGGACCTGTTGGGCCGCCGCGGGATGAAGAACGACCCTCTCTACAAAAGCTCGCCGCACCTTGCACACCGGCGCCAGCCTGCTCACCGACCGTCAGCGGGCACGACTGGACGCGGTGTTCGCGGTCGAGGAGCATGTCGAAGTCGAAGCGACCTGGGGCATCTACCAGCGCATCGTCGCCGCCTACCGTGAGCCCGACAAGAAGAAGGCCAAGCAGGCCATGCAGGCCGTGATCGACACGATCACCAGCGGGGTTCCCGCAACGCTGGTCGAGATACGCAAGCTCGGCCGCACGATGAAGCAGCGCGCCGCCGACATCCTCGCTTTCTTCGACCGGCCCGGAACCAGCAACGGGCCGACGGAGGCGATCAACGGCCGGCTCGAGCACCTCCGCGGCTCCGCGCTCGGCTTCCGAAACCTCACCCACTACATCGCGCGTTCGCTGCTCGAAGCCGGCGGCTTCAGGCCTGCGCTACACCCTCGTTCGTGAAGAGCCGGAAAACGACGCTTCACCGCGCAATCCGCCCCCTCCAGCGCCCGAAATCGACGATTCATCGCCACCACCCGTCGTTTCCCGCGCCCTGCACCGCCCATCCCGCGTGAGCGTCACCCGCCTTCGGCAGGATGATCTCGGCCGAGGCCCCGGTACCTGTTCAGTACTCCTCGACTTCACTACCCCTCGACTTCACTACCCCTCGACCGGGACGGGGCTGAACGGTCCGACGACTCCCGAAGCCGAGTCCATGCCGCCCGTCGGTCGATCGCGGCCGAACACCCCACACCCGCGCCAACACCCCGGCTCCGAGCCCCGTAACGCAACGCTGACAAGCGCAAACCCCTGGCATCCGCCTGATCGGGATCACCGGAAAACGACGTCTCATGACGCGATCCACCCCCGCAGGCACCAGAAAGCGACGATCCGTCACCACGAACCGTCGTTTCCCGCGTAATCCAGTCCCCAGGGCCCGATACCGCTGCCGCGTGCGAGGCCCGTCATACGCGCGGCGACCGAAGACGGCACCCGGCTCCTACCGATCGCGGCTGCACACCCACCAGCCACCGACGCCACTCACTCCGCAGCGATCGGGTCAGGTCATGGACAGACTCCGCCCACGGTCGTAACCGATTGGCGGTCCGCATCACCACCTGCGCCGAGATGCGAAGGACCGCGCTCGACCAGAAGAGCGTCTCCCGGAAAACGACGCTTCATCGCGCAATCCGCCGCCTCAGGCACCCGATATCGACGATTGACCACCGCCACCCGTCGTTCTCCGCGTGCCGCCGGAGGTCCCGGGTGAGGATCCCCTCGCCACCGGTACCGATCACCTCGTCGGTGACCAGATCCACCGGTCCGTCACCGCGACCCACCAGGTTCCGGCACCGAAGGCGCCGGTGCACAGTGACTCACCTCACAGCATCAGGGCCCGCCAACCGATCATCGCGCTCGAATGTGCTGTGCACACTGGTGCAGAATGGCCTCATGAGCGAAGTGGCCACCGACCGGTCGTCGCCTACCGGATCGGGAGCTACCAGCCCTTTCGTCCAGTTGCGGCGCGAGGCGTGGGCGCGCTTGGCCTACTCGACCCCGATGACCGTCGACGAGCAGACCCTGGCCGAGCTTCGGGGAAAGGGCGACCCGACCAGCCTGACCGATGTCGTCGAGGTCTACCTACCTCTGACCCGGCTGATCTCCAAGTACGTCGAGCACACCGGTGATCTCTACACCGCGAGCAACAAGTTCCTCGGGTTGTCGGTGCGCCGTACCCCGTTCGTGATCGGAATCGCAGGCTCGGTCGCCGTCGGCAAGTCAACCACCGCCCGATTGCTCAGGCAGTTGCTGGCCGACCTGCCGCAACATCCGCGGGTCAGCCTGGTGACCACAGACGGGTTCCTCTATCCCAATGATGAGCTCGAACGCCGAGGCCTCCTGCATCGCAAAGGTTTCCCCGAGTCCTACGATCGGCGCGCGCTGCAACGTTTCGTGGTCGACGTGAAATCGGGCCTGCCGCAGGTGTCCGCCCCGGTGTACAGCCACCTCGTGTACAACATCCTTCCGGACGAGAAGGTGGTCGTCGAGCAACCCGACATCCTGATCGTCGAAGGGTTGAACGTGTTGCAGCCGGCAGGCATCCGTAGTGACGGCACCTCCGGACTGGCGCTGAGCGACTTCTTCGACTTCTCCGTGTATGTCGACGCCGCGGTCGAGGACATCCGCCAGTGGTACATCGACCGGTTCCTGATGTTGCGACAGACGGCCTTCCGGAACCCGTCGTCGTACTTCCGTCGGTACGCCGAGCTGACTGCCGAGGAGGCCGTCGAGGAGGCCACCGGGATCTGGAGCCGGATCAACGGCCCGAACCTGGTGAACAACATCGCACCCACCCGCGGTCGGGCCACCGCGATCCTCCGCAAAGGCGCCGACCACGGCGTCGAGTGGGTGCGGATCCGCAAGCTCTGACGCGGATCGCTCCGGCGGAAGCCGCCGCAGGGGACGGTCAGGATCAGCTGTACCTGGGCCCGGTCACGCCGTACGGCGCCTGCACGGTCCGCAGCCGGTCAATGACAAGGCCTCCGGTGCGGGCTGCTTCTCAGGACGGGTCCAGTGCGGAGATGCCGCTCACCCACGCGTCTTGTCGGCGCTCGGAGTCTTTGCGGAATCCGACGTTTGGTCACCGCAAGAGGTGGTGTGGACCGCGCCGTCAAATGGGGCGCGGCGCCCCGCCCTACCGCCAACCGTCAGATTCCACAGATCCGTCGCCGGACCCGTTTGTCCACAGATTCCGTCGATCGGGGCACAGCAGCAGGTCGAGTTCCCATGCTCCCGACATGAATGCCGAAACCACGCATCTCCTCGCCACACAACGGTTCATCGACCTGGGAGAACGTCCCGATCTCCGGCGTACGGTCGAGCATCTGTCACGCCATAACCTGCTGGTGAAGGTCCTGCCCAACATCTGGAGCACGCCAGAGCTCGCGGCCAGAGCGGACGTGCGCGCAGCGGCTGTCCAACAACGCCATCGCGATGCGGTCCTGATCGGTGACACCGCCGCGTGGCTGGTGCTCGACGGACCGGCGCCGGCGGTGATCGAGGTGTCGGTCAGCGGCCATCTCCGTCCGCAACAGGGGTTCAGGTTCAGCGAGAAACAGGTGCCGGTCGAGGACATCGTGGTGCTGCACGGGCTGCGGGTACATTCGCCCGCCGGCACCGCTGTGGACCTGGCTGCACGGGACAACGGCGCAGCGATCGACAATGCTCTTCGTCTCGGCCGCGCACAGTTGGAGGGTCTCCACCGGGTGATGGGATCCATTCGCGGCCGTCGAGGCAACCGTCGCCGGCGGGAGATTCTGGCGGATTCCCGGGACGAACCGTGGTCGGCGGCCGAACGGGTGGCACACCGCCTCCTCCGGGAAAGCCAGCTGACGGGTTGGGTCACGAACCGACCTATCCTCACCTCGACCGGCCGCTACCTCGCAGACCTCGTCTTCTCCGTGGCGAGGCTGATCGTGGAGATCGACGGTTACGCGACCCATGGGACGCGGAACGCGTTCGAGAGCGATCGAGAACGCCAGAACGCGCTGGTGCTCGACGGCTGGCGAGTCCTTCGCTTCACTTGGCGAACCCTGACCAGCCAGCCCGATGTCTTCCTTGCGCAGATCCGCCATGCCTTGGCGAACTGACGTGCATCCCAACCGAGAGGGGGCGGGTCATCCACAAGTTTCGCCGCTGGGGGCGAAATCCGGCGATACGGGTGCAAGAATCAGGGCCACCGGAGACGTCCCCCACGAGGTGAGCCCATGGTCCGCTGCAGAACCGTGTTGACATGCTCGGTGTTGCTGGTGTGCGCACTCGCCGGGTGCACACCACAGACTCCGCCCCATGATCACCCCGAGCCGACTCGGGTTCCGTCGCCCAGCACCACCCCATCGCCTGACGAAGCGGAGGCAGAGGCTGCGATCAAGGCGTTCAAGGCATATCAGCAAATGCTCACAGAAACTGCGCGGGGTGGCGGTTACGACATTGTCGACGACGGTGAAGATGCCCGTCCAAGATCCGTCCTAGCCACCACTATGGGTGACGAAACGGATTATGTGGACGGGTCGAATCAGCGTTTGAAGAGAGATGGCGAGCGCCAGGTGGAGGGGGACACAGAAATTGTGTCCCTAGAGGTTGTCACTAGCAAACACGACCCGAGCGTTCTCGGTGGCCACATCGTAATTTTGCGAGCCTGCGTCGACCGCTCGTCCGTAGTTTACGAAGGCCCAGATGGCGAGCGACCAGCTCCAGCAGATTTCATTTCGAAAACCCCAACCCTGTACTACGACGACAATGATCCCTCAGGTTGGAAAGTGGCCGTCATGTCAAGCGAGGCGGTGGACTCATGCTGAACCGGGTCCTAGCCGTCACAGCGTCACTATCTTTTTGCATCTCACCGTTCCTATCTGCGCCTGTGGCATTCGCGTATTTCGATCCACCGCGAGAGGACGATAACGGGCCAAGCTCAACCACTGTCGATCTAGGCGCGAACGACGGAGGCGACTCCTCGAACAGGTCGACTGACCCCCGCCCAGACGGTGGCGGATCAGGCAGTGGTGGATCAGGCAGTGGCGGATCAGGCAGTGGCGGATCAGGCGGAGGGAGCG comes from the Naumannella halotolerans genome and includes:
- the glmS gene encoding glutamine--fructose-6-phosphate transaminase (isomerizing), yielding MCGIVGYVGPRALPEVLVGGLRRLEYRGYDSAGIAVVDNGELRWAKKAGKLANLAEELEAHPLPYGTAGIGHTRWATHGGPTDVNAHPHTGIGREGNGNGRVALIHNGIIENYAELAAELAADGLHPISQTDTEVVALLLGREVSRGFSLAEAMRKVCRRLQGAYTLVALDADEPNRVVAARRNSPLVVGVGTGENFVASDVAAFIEYTREAIELGQDQMVEITADEVIVTDYDGNPAPTRAYHVDWDLTAAEKDGYDWFMRKEIFEQPGAVAATLLDRLNEQGRIKLDESTISPGDLREINKVIIIACGTANYAGLVAKYAIEHWTRISCEVELASEFRYRDPIVDSRTLVVAISQSGETMDTLMAIRHAREQGARVLAICNTNGSTIPRESDAVIYTHAGPEIGVASTKGFLTQVVACYLLGLYLAQERGTLFGDEIANVLEDLRATPDAIAKVLNDLGAVMKLASDLVDVPSVLFLGRHAGYPVALEGALKLKELAYIHAEGFAAGELKHGPIALIEQDLPVFVVVPPKGRDQLHDKVISNVQEIRARGARTIVLAEEGDTEVIGYADTLITLPKVSTLLQPLVATVPLQVFACELATLKGHDVDQPRNLAKSVTVE
- a CDS encoding endonuclease domain-containing protein; the encoded protein is MGRGAPPYRQPSDSTDPSPDPFVHRFRRSGHSSRSSSHAPDMNAETTHLLATQRFIDLGERPDLRRTVEHLSRHNLLVKVLPNIWSTPELAARADVRAAAVQQRHRDAVLIGDTAAWLVLDGPAPAVIEVSVSGHLRPQQGFRFSEKQVPVEDIVVLHGLRVHSPAGTAVDLAARDNGAAIDNALRLGRAQLEGLHRVMGSIRGRRGNRRRREILADSRDEPWSAAERVAHRLLRESQLTGWVTNRPILTSTGRYLADLVFSVARLIVEIDGYATHGTRNAFESDRERQNALVLDGWRVLRFTWRTLTSQPDVFLAQIRHALAN
- the coaA gene encoding type I pantothenate kinase; translated protein: MSEVATDRSSPTGSGATSPFVQLRREAWARLAYSTPMTVDEQTLAELRGKGDPTSLTDVVEVYLPLTRLISKYVEHTGDLYTASNKFLGLSVRRTPFVIGIAGSVAVGKSTTARLLRQLLADLPQHPRVSLVTTDGFLYPNDELERRGLLHRKGFPESYDRRALQRFVVDVKSGLPQVSAPVYSHLVYNILPDEKVVVEQPDILIVEGLNVLQPAGIRSDGTSGLALSDFFDFSVYVDAAVEDIRQWYIDRFLMLRQTAFRNPSSYFRRYAELTAEEAVEEATGIWSRINGPNLVNNIAPTRGRATAILRKGADHGVEWVRIRKL
- the ngcE gene encoding N-acetylglucosamine/diacetylchitobiose ABC transporter substrate-binding protein, translated to MGDASGLSRRSLLRGAFAALAVGGLTGCTRLPVPAPTTTPTGTEERTAENPFGVDKAAALAAVVFGTDPANSYADHQIGMYNTWAGGQVATLTVTANVAADVQPRFDAGNPPDVVENKAMSEEAGTGMPVAAMSTPALVEANRLADLSVLLDAPTIDDPNTKVRDQLMPGTEQLGSFDGTMRVLNYAFHMWGWWYSNTLFADNGWSPANTWDEFLALCDTIKSTGLAPIIHPGLNTEQLGVMVLTAAIKHGGNQVALDIDNLTPESWTNDNLLLAAEQFQELYDQGFLFSGSEELDLSTSRTEWAQGRAAMLPSGSWLERDLDSTVPMTFEMKVAPHPSAEDDEMPYETIFGGTGAGYVIGEAAMNKPGGLEYLRILLSEEASQEFTARTQTLAAVKGAWENLTDPPSGLESMARATRAAGDNIVNVLSTTVPWYPGLQQALQSEMARLTTGQTKADEFCEAMQEAADSLRTDVTVTKFERTS